The genomic DNA tCTCTCCTTCATCTTTCTGCCTCACTCCACCTCCTCATTGCcaaattctcttttcttttagctCAACCTCGTAGTACTCCAAATGCCCCTCCATTGTAGAATCTTCCCTTCTTTGAACTCATAGTACTCCAAATGCCTCTAAATGATCCAAGCTCCACTCCAATACTCCATGCATCTAAAAATGACAAATGAAAATGTGAATGCACTATTATATGCTAAAATATGAATGCAAACCAAAGAAAACTGTGACACCGCGGTTTGCggagagatttaaaagaattgatatggccacctatgtcaccaaagtgcacttatcttttcggttaaAGGTCCTGAGAGAGCTTCCACAGTTAAGTGTGcttatgctagagtagtttCACGATGAGTGACATTccaggaagtgattgtcggaactgtgcgagtgagaacaaaacataaggaaagatcatgtggtgatttgtagggtcggtaacaAGACTTTAAAGCCTCCTAGACGTAGCAAAcagaccgtcggatatggatgggctcacgggcctagtgagaggacgtgaggcccattaaggaaggtgggccaatggactgagagtggaaaTTGGGTctactaagaggtggcggtcgggtgttacaagtggtatcagagccaaacccagacgagtgggctcacaccgttgGGAGTGAcagtcttggtgcgcaacgaggacgttgtgatctgttagtgggggtgaattgtgacatcccggtttgaagagaggtttaaaagaattgatttggtcacctatgtcaccaaaatacacttatcttttcggtcaaaggtcctgagagaactccacagttaaatGTGCTTATGCTgaagtagtttcaggatgggtgaccttccggaaagtgattgtcggaattgtgcgaatgaggacaaaacaaaagaaagatcatgtggtgatttgtagggtcggtaacaAGACTTTAAAATCTtccagacgtagcaaactgaCCGTCAGATATAGATGGACTCACGGACCTAGTGAAAGGACGTATAAACCATTAAAGAAGGTGGATCTATGGACTGAGAATGGACATGGTCCACTAAAAAGTGGCGGtcaaaatgttacaaaaactaagagaaataaatttttaaaatcattaaaaaaatatttttttaaaaaaatcacgATTATATTGGAATGAAATACAAAGATTAGTTTGAAATGGTTCCTACCATAAAATCATCTGAAATTGTGGATCTTATTGTATGACTATACAAAACCAAATCCACTAAAATTATCTCTAATTCGGGTTTAAACTCATTTATACCTTTTTATGCcatgtattataattttattttttaataggctttgtttttttttgtttttttttaagagtgtCCTACACTCGTAGTTTTGTGTAGCTTTATAAGTGTAACTTTCCAATCGGAaaataacatatacaaaaaatttTGAGGGCTTATGCAAGTCTAACATTTCAGTTGAAAGCaacatataacaaatattttgggtgcttatgcagaaaaaaaataaaattttgaactgTCACTTGATCAGCTCCTAATCTCATATTTTGGCTTAAtgttatttcattttttgtatATCTTACTTGTTGATGTGAGTCAACTTTTGCTATTACCCAATCAATCTACGTACGTCTAAGATATTTCTTCTGTagttgtttttttgtaatatattttacactaaaaataataataattcaaaccTTACCTTGCTCATTGCATCTCAGGCACACTTTTGAAAATGCACATCAAGCCACATTAACCATTTTACTTTCTACCATTAATTAACACGTTATTGTATAGATCAACGAACTGGTTACCTCTCAAACTATATGGTTACAAATTAATACTTAAATGTCGAAATGTTTCTAATAGGAATCTAGAATGTACTCTTATATATGTTTAACGTTTCTAATGGGAATCTAGAATGGACATGCAATGAACTCTTGCTTACCTCCCCAAAACGTCTttaatataaacacaaattattttgatCTTTCTGAAAATTTTATTCATGAAAATGTTGGGATTATCATTTTCCTCATATTTTTTTCCACGATTCCAATGGTTCACATTAAAGTTAAGATGGATTAGGCGTCGAGGGCCACATAATTGGACGTTTTCATAAAATGCAGAGTTTTGAATGAAACCATATCGTAGATCGTTATCATAAATTGTTGGACCATAGATTCGGCGACGTGGCACACGTCCGTTATCTATCTCATCTTATCAACTTGTGGCGAAGGTAACTTTTAATAAACTATTAGTCGCCCTTCATTTCTTCTACGCTCTCTAACTTTGTGTGTCTCGTAATTCCCATGATCCTGAGTCCGTACGTGACCAATATAGTAAAAGCAGATATTGTTCGATCCACTACCGGAATCTTTGGAATTGATAATTTGACATATGTTTTGTTGTAAATCGATGTCTCCGATTTGTCCCAAGAATCGATTCACGGACCTTAAagcaacataaacataaacgaGTGCACCATGATTTACGAGTTCCCTCTAGTTGCAATTGGCAACTCTGAGGTACGTCTCGGTGAGGAGCTTCCTCCTCACGATCTTTCACTATAATCAATCAAGAGTTACACTTGTGTTTACAATGGAGATTACACTCACTCACCCTCGAACTAACCCCAATCCGAGATACatgaacaagaaagaagaagaagaagaagtagaagagaagagataacCCAGAACCCAGAACTCTCTCACTAGCTCTCtgtttcaatctctctctctctctagactctctcgaagaagaagatgaatcttcTAACCTCCTCGTCTTGTGTTCTCTTTTTCCACAAAAGAAGCTTCGAGTCTTTCTCTTTAATATGAAACGGCATCGTACTTGCCTCTTGTCACGTGTACTCACGTGTTTCTTTATTTCCTAAGAGATTATGAGATACTCTGTTTCCAACAGCAGCTTCTTTCAAGTTGGCTCACAATCCACATGTTTTATGTAGTTTGGTGCTTTAATTAGAATTCTCAGAATTAGGTTAAGTTagttatttttactattttatcgAGTCATTCTAGGTAAATATCATTTTCTATAACCTTATACTCATGTTCTCACTGTCCTTAATTTATCAGCCGGAATCGCTcgcttgttttttttattcttacaGTCTTCCTGCTGGATTGTCACAAATCGACATTCCTCCTTTTTTGAACGTTTCCGTTATAAATACGCAGAAGAAATGTGGACCTATTTAACACTTTGGATTATAATACCGACCTTTCCatgaattcatttttttctcactcaaaatgaattttaatatttttaaattgctAGTTGTGTCCCCCAAGTTATAACAGAAAACAAGTTGCAAATTTTATAACGGCTCAATCAAAGATTCAAAAGTACAAAGGCCACTTGTACATTACTACATGTCATGTAAAAGGACATGTAAGATCCACTTGTTAGGCAGATGACATTGTTAAATCTTAGGTGTTCAGAGTTTGTTTCACAAAAGGCTTCCATTGCGTTACTAATTAATGTAagagattttcatttttacgtACGAACAGTATATTACATATGTTGCAGTATTAGACGGAAACATGATAATAGAGTCGAATCTCCGAGTTATTATTTTGCACGTACCATACTGAATAATGTTTAGTtattttagcttctttttttttttctttcaaaaataactAAGATTACTCTGAATTAGCTGAATAAAGTATTTAAATAGGATTACAAAATCGTCTAATCCTGCGATAGAGTTTTCTATGTCGATCTGTATTTGTACAGTGTGAATCTCAACTTCAGAACCATTTATAATTGGGCCGATTTGACCTTCAAGCCCATTATATAAAACGGTACAATGTGAAAAACACGACTATATTTATTTGTGACTGACTACACAGATGTTATGTAGCTTCCCTTATTGAGTGCTCAGCCTTAGTggagataatatatttttttttcagattggCCAGTTTTCGCAGTGTATTTCGATgatatcaaaattaatatagataattttttcACTTTCTCCTAATGTTTTATCTCTAAAAATGCAAATATAAATGTAAACAGTTTGGCACACCAAACGCGTACTtctctataaaatattttgtatataaacaaattacCATCTAATTGACTCGTCTGAACTAatctttattgataaaaaattatatttattacacTATTTCTTTTTAGAAAACGAACAAAAATAATGTcgttcatattattttaatgtttattattttttataattattaattaaataattaattaagaaacatATTAGTTATCAGTTCGATTCGGTTCAATTAAgcccaaaccaaaccaaaccgtttAAGCATGAAAAGGAACATAACCAAATAGTTTGAGTGTAGGATTAGATTTAGTTTGGGTTGATTTGGTCTGGTTAAAATGTccattaaactaataaaaatcatgaaaaatgtaaaattactttctttttgttaatttttgtgaaaaacataaacctttttaaaaagaacaatgaAGTACGAAGGTCGaccatgatttgttttttttttgaaagtacTTAACTtcttgctttaaaaaaaaaatcatcgaaATGAATcctatattttctattaaaaaaaaacaatcctatATTCTAACGTCAAATTATATATGCGTTATGCATgtgtaagaactaagaactgAGTAGATAATCAATCACACGTCGGGCTTTTATCAATCTCTTTCTAAAAGAGTCTTTTTAACTCGTATTAAAGGACTCGGACGTGGATTTTTCCTATAACTATATAACAAAAACACCTTATTTCTAATCTAACCATAACGTAAAAGGATGCTAAAcctttttataaacattttcagaaaattcaagaaatccttaattaaatcaaattgtAAGAGCCAATAAACATTAAAATCCATTTCGCCTGTAACAAAACGAGTGGCAATGTTTTTGACAGGTGCTTCATGTTGTTTGTAACGTTCGTAACAAgtacaatttgattttttttttttttaaagaatttgaaTTTATTGAGgctttttaaattgttttttactgataccaaaaaaaaaaaattgtcttttacATACTAAAATACGTATTTTTTTCCCACGTATATTTACGGTACAATCTCCCTAAAACCTGGAGCAAAAAGAGGCATTGAGTAGTTTTTGTTTCCCGTGTgccacattttttttgtttcagaaattttttaaaacttgtagatttttcttttgggttgtttgtttttgtcggTATATCATCTATGGGTGGTTCTCGTGCATGCCTCCCACTTTTCATCTCCAAAGTTTCCTCGTATCTCCACCCCCTCTGAACCTCTCTGCTAACACTCAATTAAATTTACGTAAGCACCCTCACATTTTTATCTCTTATTTTATtgtctttaacttcttcttctttttttgtttggtttaatttgaattttcatgAGCTCGTGgaattgatgatgatatcaCGACATTAAATGAGATACAAGTGTTAACGAAGAGGCTTGATTGGGTGAATGGGTTAGTGGTAAATGTCGTAATATTGGAATGCATGGATGGCaaatccaaaagaagaagaaaaaatgtaagagagagagagagaagttggTATTCCCGAAGAAGGAACTCCCCAACTTTTGCCAAAACAAAACGCCAACTTCACTGAAACACACAACCTCTTTCCCCCTCATTTCTTGgccttttcttttatcttttgagaaatcaacacaaattttttactaattttactaTCTCTTGAGAAAGTAAATTATCttaaatgtgtttgttttatttaaaaatcataaaagccTGGACTGCACCAGCTTTCTTTTTTCCACCACTTTCTCCAAGAAACGCAAAAGTTGAAAAATTCCAGCTCATATTCACTTATGACTCATGAGTAACTTCTTCCTTATAAATTCAGATTGTTTACAACTTCCTTGAGTTTCACTTCGGAACACAAACACGCAATCTCATAAGTATATATGTCACTTTTAAACATATAGAGGGATATAATGAGAATCAGCTGCAATGGGTGTAGGGTCCTACGCAAAGGCTGCAACCAAGATTGCACCATAAGACCATGTCTTCAATGGATCAAATCCGCAGACTCCCAAGCTAATGCTACACTCTTCCTCGCCAAGTTCTACGGCCGAGCCGGTCTTCTTAACCTCATCGAATCCGGTCCTGATCACCTTCGTCCCGGTACAATCTGAAAGCCAACAATTCTCTTTCTGATGTtccattaaattatttttatacaacGGTCCATTGAATTATCTAGTGAGTAAATAGTACAAAAAAGTTACAATGTATCTTGGATACAAGGATCTTAATGAGTATTTTAGATTTCGTCACAAAAGTCTTACATGCACAGACACACGCATCACCATCACATCACTATAATGTacattgtttttcattttctggATTTGATTTCATAACCTTCGACGTTGTGTATTGTAGCAATATTTAGGTCACTTCTGTACGAGGCGTGTGGTCGGATCGTGAATCCTGTGGATGGTTCGGTGGGTTTGATGTGGTCAGGGAACTGGGCCCAATGTCAGGCAGCCGTTGACGCGGTGCTCAACGGCTTACCCATAACTCACACACCTCTTCCAAGTGCATCTGCGTCTCATCAGATCATTCCTCCTCACAGGACTTATGACATACGCCACGTGGCCAAAGATCCAACAACCGGCGGCGACAGTTCGGAAAGTCTGTCCACACGTGTTAACGCTAACAAGGGCAAGACACAAACTGGCCGATTCAAACGCCATGCCGAGTCCGTGAACCAACAAGGCGAATGTAGTCATGACACATGGCAACTCCCAAGTTCTGGTGCTACGCATGGCTATGGTCACTTCACGTTGGAGACTGTGGAGAGTCGAAGGGAAGCTCCACTTGATCAAAGTTCTTCGAATCTTGGGTTTGATGATCAAGTCGATATCAACGAGGTTGGCTTAGAGCTCAGACTTGGTTAGAAGCTTTGCCAGCGAcaaaaatagatagcattatcATCATAATTATGtcctttaaattaataatttcactttctatataaaaggagaaagaaagagaggaagagcaaATCAAACTTGGTCTATTAG from Camelina sativa cultivar DH55 chromosome 7, Cs, whole genome shotgun sequence includes the following:
- the LOC104701481 gene encoding LOB domain-containing protein 42, which gives rise to MRISCNGCRVLRKGCNQDCTIRPCLQWIKSADSQANATLFLAKFYGRAGLLNLIESGPDHLRPAIFRSLLYEACGRIVNPVDGSVGLMWSGNWAQCQAAVDAVLNGLPITHTPLPSASASHQIIPPHRTYDIRHVAKDPTTGGDSSESLSTRVNANKGKTQTGRFKRHAESVNQQGECSHDTWQLPSSGATHGYGHFTLETVESRREAPLDQSSSNLGFDDQVDINEVGLELRLG